A window of Clostridium sp. 'White wine YQ' contains these coding sequences:
- a CDS encoding carbohydrate ABC transporter permease → MSKISLKENGIITKSDLKRPKVKVLYFIMFIICLIIVILSAAPPIWLFLQSFKDIQEFTLTTSVLPKSFDFSKFTQTWKELKFYKYYINSFISIGGSIICAIVFNGLLAYAISILKPKGSKIIYTLVVSSLMIPATTSIVPLFVNITKIHLNGSFIPLWLSAGASAFYVVLFKEFFDALPKSVIEAARIDGCSDLGIFFRIIMPLSKPITTVIAMYALNAAWSDFLLPSLLLNNTGLETVMVRLFQFKDATGSQVDVLRAIVFAIIPPVILFTIFQKRIIEASNFSGTKG, encoded by the coding sequence ATGTCTAAAATATCACTTAAAGAAAATGGCATTATTACTAAATCAGATTTAAAAAGGCCAAAAGTAAAAGTTCTTTATTTTATAATGTTTATTATTTGCTTAATTATCGTTATATTATCTGCAGCTCCTCCAATTTGGCTATTCCTTCAAAGTTTTAAAGATATACAGGAATTTACCTTAACCACATCTGTATTGCCTAAATCCTTTGATTTTAGCAAGTTTACACAGACGTGGAAAGAGCTTAAGTTTTATAAGTATTATATTAATTCTTTTATTTCAATCGGAGGTTCTATCATATGCGCAATAGTATTCAATGGACTTTTGGCATATGCAATTTCAATTCTTAAACCTAAAGGAAGCAAGATCATTTATACACTTGTAGTCTCAAGTTTGATGATTCCAGCTACTACAAGTATAGTTCCTCTATTTGTAAATATTACAAAAATACATCTTAATGGATCTTTCATTCCACTATGGCTTTCAGCTGGAGCAAGTGCCTTTTATGTGGTTTTATTTAAGGAATTTTTTGATGCACTTCCTAAATCGGTTATTGAAGCTGCAAGGATAGATGGCTGCAGTGACTTAGGTATTTTCTTTAGGATAATAATGCCATTAAGTAAGCCAATTACAACAGTAATAGCTATGTATGCACTTAATGCTGCTTGGTCAGACTTTTTATTACCTAGTCTTCTACTAAATAATACTGGACTTGAAACTGTTATGGTTAGGTTATTCCAATTTAAAGATGCCACAGGATCACAAGTTGATGTTCTTAGAGCCATTGTGTTCGCAATAATTCCTCCAGTTATATTGTTTACTATTTTCCAAAAACGGATTATAGAAGCAAGCAATTTTTCTGGAACAAAGGGGTAG
- a CDS encoding carbohydrate ABC transporter permease translates to MLQVKGKPKVNKPNKTNIFIKKNISGWLIMIPAIILFIFFVWEPLIENIRLSFYSARGINTVDFVGLQNYRDVFKDPAFIPAIKNTMAYTIWSLILGFLVPIVMAILINEMVYAKGLFRIGTYFPNVVPGLATVMMWGFIFRPGETGILNIILHQFGVDPQVWLNDPKLTIPLIVITMTWRSAGATALIYLACLQGINHELYEAAIIDGASIWNRIVHVTIPNMKNLGRTLLILQVVSVFQVLYEPMVMKNGGPNNASISIMELVYNLAFGKFDFPKAAAISVMMSIFLITVTVIYNKFVKAEDM, encoded by the coding sequence TATTTTTATAAAAAAGAATATATCTGGATGGCTAATAATGATTCCTGCAATTATTTTATTTATATTCTTTGTGTGGGAGCCTTTAATAGAGAACATAAGACTTTCGTTCTATAGTGCTAGAGGTATTAATACTGTAGATTTTGTTGGTTTGCAAAATTATAGGGATGTATTTAAAGATCCAGCATTTATTCCTGCTATAAAAAACACAATGGCCTATACCATTTGGTCTTTAATATTAGGATTTTTAGTACCAATCGTTATGGCTATTTTAATAAATGAGATGGTTTATGCTAAGGGACTCTTTAGAATAGGAACTTATTTCCCAAATGTAGTTCCTGGCCTTGCTACAGTTATGATGTGGGGCTTTATATTTAGACCTGGTGAAACTGGAATTCTAAATATAATTTTGCATCAGTTTGGTGTGGATCCTCAAGTTTGGTTAAATGACCCCAAGCTCACAATTCCACTTATAGTAATAACTATGACTTGGAGGAGTGCAGGAGCCACAGCCTTAATATACTTAGCATGTCTTCAAGGTATTAATCATGAATTATATGAGGCTGCAATAATTGATGGTGCAAGCATATGGAATAGAATTGTACACGTAACTATTCCAAACATGAAAAATTTAGGACGTACACTTTTAATACTTCAGGTTGTATCAGTTTTCCAAGTTCTCTACGAACCAATGGTAATGAAAAATGGTGGCCCTAATAATGCATCTATATCAATTATGGAATTAGTTTATAACTTAGCATTTGGTAAATTTGACTTTCCAAAGGCAGCAGCTATTAGTGTAATGATGAGTATATTCTTGATAACAGTAACTGTAATTTATAATAAATTTGTTAAAGCAGAGGATATGTAG